The nucleotide window gcttctgccaaaTGCCAGAGAGCTGGCATTTCCAGCTGCCTCCTTCTGTACAAGCAATTCAGTCAGCTGGAATAACTGCAAAAAAGAAACATCCTCGGGGCCCAAAAGAACAATTTTATCAGAATCAGCAGAGGGTTGGGGTTCTTCAGAAATGCCTATAAATCTGGTGAATTTCTTCCCCCAAGACAATGGTCGTGTAAGAGAATGTAATGAGAACAGAAAAAACACTGTCAttcccaccctcccccatccctctaggGCTCAGAGGAATCTGTTCTCAGCAAGATGAACTCTGGCCCTAAAACCTGAAACCACAAAATCTGACACAGCAtctgaaaaggaaaataaataaatctccccCATCCATCCCAAACTGTTCCCCACGGCACGGGCAGACCACCTCAGTACCTGGACATCCCGGGCCCTCTCATAGGCCTGATAAGCCACCTTCTCCTCTATGCTGGCCAGTTCCTGCTTCAAGTTGGCAGTCTCATGCTGATGAAGATCTGTCAGATCATGAAGCTGATCTTCTAGACGTTCGTACCTTTCCGGGAAGAGAAACGGAATACGAATAAAACGTTTTCATGCCATTTTAcagcacatttaaaaaaaacaggaaaCACAGTGAGTGGAAGAGGGGTGGAGGCCCACTGGAgacaagttgggtagggactgtctcaatatgtacttcccaagcgcttagtacagtgctctgcacacagtaagcgctcaaatacgattgatgatgatgatgacaagtggcttCCGGCCTTTGCTGCAGAAGTCAAGAAGCTGAGAGCGAACTGTGAAATCATGAAAGGGGCTGCAGCCCCTTTCAAAGCCATGAGAGCACATAGAAAAGGCTGGAACTTCTTGGTTTCAGCAACTTCTtggttgagaaacagcgtggctcagtggaaagagcacgggctttggagtcagaggtcatgggttcaaatcccagctcagccgtcagctgtgtgactttgggcaagtcacttaacttctttgtgcctcagtgacctcatctgtaaaatggggattaagactgtgagccccccatgggacaacctgatcaccatgtaacctccccagtgcttagaacagtgctttgcacctagtaagcacttaacaaatgccatcattattattattattactattcagcacAACACTGGGGCAGTGGAAGCAGTGGGATATCCAAGATGAAAAACTTCCACCCTAAACCACAGGactatttctttcattttccctTAGTTTCTGGGTCTCCCATGCTCGATAATTGATGGCTTATTGTAAAATGAAAACTTTTTAGTTTAAAATTATTATGTTAAATAGCAGTTACAGACTTTATGTTTGCTTCTGTTTGTGACACTCATCATTCTTTTAATGAAAGACAAAACTGACACCTTTAATGGCAGGACCCAGCAATGAGGAGAATGCTTTTTGATCATGAGCAAACACCACTGGTTAGCAGATTCCTTTTATCAGAAGTTAAGTATTCTGAGTCTCAAAGGACCATTTCGGGAAATATGACATTAAATGCCACACTGGTTTAGAGCAACAGTACACTCTGCCCAGGACCCCATCTTCAACACTGGCAGCAAAGTATACTTGGAGGAACAGGTCATGGTTACCCTCCCCTGACACCCAGTTTAATTGGCTATAGATTAAACATCTAAATACTGTTAGCTTTCTCTTTTCTGTCCAATAAGAATCATTTATTCCCTAATTCTTTCACCTTTAGTGAGTCCACTGATATTTTTAACCTACACAATATCTTATGGCAAAAAATTCCAGATGCTTACCCTCCACTGTCTGAAAGGAACTATTTTTGGTTTGTCTAGGACATACATAATCTCCTCCAAGCTAAAGTTGGAGCCAATTTGCCCTGATGTTGTAGGACCTGGTGTCTGCATGCTTACTGATTTTATATATTTCAATCAAGACCCCTCTCAACTTTAAGACTCTCTGCCCTCACTTGcgtctggaactcccacccttttcatatctgacagactaccactctccccatctttaaagacttaactaaactcacatctccaagagtccttccctgactaacccctaatTTCCTCAACCCCATTTGCCCTCCCCGCTGCATCACTTAATGCACTTAGGTcagtatcccctaagcactttgatactcacctccctaaagcacttatgtgcatatccttatactctaccatttcccctacctgtaatttattttaatgtcggttgctccctctagactggaagctcactgtgggcaaactcGCTCTAGCAtttggagcactcaataaataacattgatttgtTGATAGTTTTTCTATCTTGAAGAGGCCTAATCTTTTCTATTTTCATTCAGAAGCAATTCTATTCCCATGGTCTTTTTCAGTACCTTCTCCGGTTCATTATGCCCTTCCACAAATGGGCAGGTTTTACACAGTGACACAACTTTACTTTTGTTGTTTTAATCACCAGGATTTTCTGGTCTCTCTGGCTGCTGCCGCATTGATGCGATTCAAGGCAACAGTTGATAATGACTCTGTGATCCCTCGCCTATGTAGTTAAAATTCACCTTATTTTTCCCTATCCACATTACACCTGCTCACATTAAAGCTCATCTGTCATTCTTGGCTTTTTACTGGTTTTCTACATGTGCCAGTTTCCCATTTGATAGACAGCCTAATTTAAATGCTCCCTGATTTCACTTTGCTGGAGGATTCCCTCTATTTATGATCTATATTAAACACTTCATATGtgctgatgacatttattaagagcttaccacaTGCTAGGCTCTGGATATATGCTAAATGCTCTTCCTTCAACTCTGCTATCTATAACCTCCTCAGGTCACCTCAGTTCCAAGGATGGGGCCACTCTACAACTAGTGCCTCTTTCACATTTGCCACTTTTCCCCATGCTACAATTTTCGTTCAAATCGAGCTGCCTTAGACTCATTTCCAAACTCTTCCAAACTTCTCTTAATACCCTGAAAACTTTATAATGGGAGAGCTTCACACAATAGAAATGTACTCTCGAAGAAATGAAGGAAGGTTGAACAGGCCTTGTTCATTTGCCAAAGTCAGTCTGAACAGAGGCGTGACCCAGTATTTATGTATGACAAAGGCTCCATCCCTTTGGCCCCTGTGGTTGGATTTACGCCtaaccacctgcctgctgttcaTTAGAGGAGTTAAACTACATAGGAATTCCTCCACCAGAATGTTACCGTTGCCCATCTTTGACTTTGCCCTTTGGTCTTAACTGCACTGCAGACAATTCTTGTGATTTGCAGAATGTTCACTCACCTAATCTAAAATATCTGAGATACAGCACTGATATACAATTGGACTTCAGAAGGTACTGACTGACGTTCCAATCAAACTGCATTTTCTGAGACTAAAAAGAGCTGCAAACATTATATTTTCACATGATTTGCAAAAAAATAGAATCCAGCTTATCAAAGACAACTCATGAAAATGAGCTTGATTTATTGGATTTTGAAATATTGTCCTATGGTAGAGATGAGTATAGCCAAAGGATTGGTCAGTTCTCCCAAAAGACATTGCCTTCTGCCTTCACTAGGCATTTTGAATCAAATGCTATTGTGGAATTCGGGATCGTTCTTCCGGTAATGTGCATCTATCTAAAAAGATCACAATATGATGTAGAAGAAACAGCTGTGTTCATGCCCACAGCATCAATTGAAGCCCTCAAACTATAATGTGTAGCTCTTCAAGAACGTAACCCCCATATTATAGGAGAACcgactgcattaataataatggtatttgttaaatgcttacaatgtgtcaagcactgttctaagtgctggagaagatacaagctaattcattcaatcgtatttattgagtgcttactgtatgtagagcactgtactaagtgcttaagctaatcaggttggacacggcctctgtcccaaatggggctcacaatcttaatccccattttacagatgaagtaactgaggcacagagaagttaagtgacttgcccatggtcacatagctgacaagtggcagagccggaattagaaccgaggtccatctgactcccagggccaggatttttcctccaggccatgctgagaAAAATCCACCTATATTTTTCTTTGAAGAAAGACAACATAATTCTAACTCCCACCTAAGATTGGGAGCTCACtgtcggatagggactgtgtcaaacctgattatattgAATTTCTTCCaggattagtacagtacctggcacagtcagtacagtaagcacttaacaaatatcactacaaAAAACCTTTTAATTTAAAATACACCTATGAATTCACACATTTGAATCAATTTATGTGCCCTCAACTCCCAACCCTACTTCCACCTTTACCTCCACTTTAGCATCACCTAAACCCTTGatactctttccccctctctcccttcaccccatagcactcatgCATATACCGTAAGTCTGGTTGCGTCCCCCTATTTGTAATTAAATTTTGtgtgtctccctggctagattgtaaagtccttgtctgtactctcccaagcccttagtacacagtgctctgcacagagtaaaagctcaataaatactatcgatggatTTATTGACATAATCCTAATAAAGCAGGACAACTGAAAGGAAATACCTGTATCGTTCCTCTTGCAAGGTCTGAGAAATAAACCCATATTCTCTTTTAAACTGGACTTTGAGAGCTTCGATATCCTCGGCCAATTGGGCCTGAGTCTCCTTTATCTCTCTCAGCTCTTCCAAGATCATCGTGAGCTTTCCTTGACTGTCCAGCGTTCCGGTCCCTCCCGCCCCAAAGGACTGGTTCCCGTTACTATCTGCCGAGCCAGAAGTTGCGCTGGAGCACTCGTCGTCGCTGCCGTACTTCGGCTTTGCCACAATGGTTGCGCTGCCTCCATAGGTTCTGGAGCTGCTCTCGGGCCGAAATTCATCCAGGGAGTTTTTCAAGTGAGCAATGTTGTCTGCACTGCCAAACTTGTTGCGTATCAGGTTGGCAAACTCCCGAGACTTACTGAAAACAAACACGGGAGGGGTCAGGGACACGCCTGGCATCCCCGATTTGCCACTTTCCAGACCCGGGCCAGAAGTTCGGGATTTGCCGTGAGCATCCTTCAGAGGATCTTTGGAAATGTCCTTGGAGCTCTTGGACGATCCATTCTGTTCAATCTCCTTGAGCTTTCTGTGATACTGTTCCAGTTTTTTTTGCAGCTGGGCGATGGAGTGAGCCGACTTCTGGTTTTTCTTCTCAAAGACTTGCTTGATGCGTGCAGCCTGCTGTTTGTCAGCGCTGTTCACCAGCTTCAGGTATTCCGCAACGTTGCCGTCGCGGCATGTCTGCTCAATTTTGATCTGCTCGGTCACTTTCAGAATTTTTTGCCTCAAGCTATCTGCCGTGAGTTTCACTTTATGAAAGTCGAGGATCCCATCGGGCACGTCGAAGTTGAGGTTGGTATCTGATCCCCCACGGCGAATGTTAAGGGGCAGGCTTAGGGTATTCATGTCATGCCGTTCGATCTGAAAGAGATTGAGATTCGAATTGACCAAACACATTTTTGAAACTTTTCATTCCTCCAGAGATGAATTTTCCTAGCCCCGTGCTGTGAAAGACGGGAGCACTCTGTAAGTAAACTGAATTTGAGTTATTTAATCGTTCAGCTTCACCACTGGATATTGTGGAACACCTGCTTGTGTTGAGGTATTCAATGATTAAATTGCAAGGCCtaaaatcaatcgtgtttattcaattgtatttattgagtgcttactgtgtgcagagcactgtactaagtgcttgggaagtacaagttggcaacatatagagatggtccctacccaacagcgggctcacagtctagaagagcactgagcacttactgtatgcagagcactgtactaagcacctgggagagtacaagataaacacgttccctgcccacaaggagcttacatcagaCACCCAACTTCTTGTTGATCCAATGACTGTTATAGGTCACTAAGGAAGATAACAGCACAATAGAAAAGAGTCATCCAGTTAGCTTTGACTGTTCCAAGGGCCTTCATATATTGCACCAGGTCAGAGATTGCACATTGCGTTACTGATTAAACTGAATCCAACTCAAGGCCACAATGAGCCAGCAACTGAAATTCATGCAGCTGCAACCATTGACAGAAGACCAATTGTCACACGGAACCCTGTGATGAAGGAATACAATGAAGTTAGATTAATTATGATAATTGAGGTAGTTGACTGGGGTATTTGGcaacaaaaatacaaatgaaaaaaCCAAAGGACTTTTCATTATAAGATAATGGACTCAGTATTATTCCTGCACACGCATAAAAACCAGAAGTTCTATCTCAGAGGGAACAATTCAGAATGTAAAAATTCCATGTCTTTTGAGGAGTGCTCTAATACTAACTCTTCTCTTAAAATTTGCCAAGTACGAGTGTACATTGGCAGTccgatgtagagaagcagcgtggctcagtggaaagagcctgggctctggagtcagaggtcatgggttcaactcccggctccgccaattgccagctgtgtgactttgggcaagtcacttcacttctctgtgcctcagttccctcatatgtaaaatgaggattaagactgagcccccccgtgggacaacctgatcacattgtaacctccccagcgcttagaacagtgcattgcacatagtaagtgcttagtaaatgctgtcattattattatatcatttttttaaatgatgatcCCCCAAAACGTACCAAATTTGACCTATTTCCTTTGGAATACTACAGTTCCTAGAAGTAGGTCTTAAAACAGTCACAGAAGGAACATGACTGAAGTGCAAGACAAAAAATAATTTTGTAAAAACTACTCCACTGCTGGGTTATGAACCACGGAAATACGACATTTCATTAACATAAAAGAGTAATCGAGGAATTACGAAGATTAACTAGTACCCCCATGAAGCAGAATTATTCAGGGTAATCAAATTTTAGTGCTAAAAATGTGAAATGCTTTTGCCCAATTAAAATGACAAGGGTAATGAGTTTTGGTGGTCAAAGACCCTTTGGCCCCTCAGGCATTGCAAGCCCCTATGGTATAAAATATAAGGATTCCAGAGAGCCACATTACATCTTGAGCACTCTCTAGCATTCTTCCCTGCCTGGGTTAAGTccttgggggagatgggcatcaggAAGAGTGGTGAAGAGAATGCCGGGAGTGCATAGGTCAGTGGCCTGGCTCTCTATGGACCCCAGACCTTACCCGCATATCATACAGGCATACCTTGTTTCTCTAACAACTGCCCCCGGTCCTTGTCACACGATGTCACCAATCCTGAGAGCTCCAGGGACCTACCCACGAAGTCAGTCATCCCATAAGCGCTCtctctgtgttgcctgtgcaccTAATGGGCAGCTGAGCCCAACTCTCTGAAGCTCCTAGATTACCAGTGCTTGGTAGAGCCCTAGGGATGTGCACCCTAGAAAACAGAAGACAATCTTGTCCCTCGTTCCCCAGATGGAGGTTACGATGAAACAGAGTCAACCAACAGCTATCAGGGCAGATGGCAGGTGAACAAGAGAGTCAACAAGCAGCAATCAAAATTGGTAATAGGCAAGCAAGAATTAGCAGAAGGCCCACTCAGGAGAACCTCAATCATCAGCTCTGAGAGCATGGACTGAGAACTCTCTAGTAATTTTAAAAATTAGCCTCCAAAATGcatctcatttactgagcacttattacgtgcagaaaactgtactaaatgcttgggagagtataatacaacagaattagcagacacattcccggcccataatgagcctgcagttgagggggagagagagcttaATATGAATAGGTaattatacaatttaaagatatgcatataagtgctgaggggttgggagtggggcaaatatcaaatgtccaaaggtcacagattgaggtgcatagacaatatcatatttacatattttacaATACAAAAACTTACACCACTTCCCAGATGACCTTTCTGCCATTTCTCTTAAGATCTTTTCATCACTTCAAACCCATCTTCCCACTCTCCTGCTAAACAACTGTGTTTCTATTTTCCCACATAATATTTATACCTGCTAGTTTCTCCTGTTGTTCAAAAGATATGAGCCACTCATGCTTTAAATGTCAAAAACCCCATGTTCTGCCTGTTCTCCCAATCCTTTTGGCTACATGTCTTTTGAAACTTGGCATCATGATATTAGGTGTCCTAGATTTCCTGTTTCTCACATCCTTTTCTTATACTACCGATACCCAATTGGCATTTTTCCTTTTAcctgagtttattcattcatttcaaatcACACACTATCTTTTTATTTCCACCTGAGTGCATCTGAATTTAACCCTTAACCCAGAAACAGACAGGATTTGAAAACAGAGCAGAACAACATCTCATCTCCACTCACATAGCTGAAGGCAAGGGCCGAACCAGGAGAGCTTTTCTGGTATTCAATATTATGAAAAAGGGCTTTCCCAATGCTAAAGATAGCTGATCAAGGTTGCAATAACTAAAATATCCAGAACTTACCTTAGTAGGCATACCTCAGTTGGCCAAACAATACTGGTTCAAGTACAACAAATATAATGACTACGTCAACTGGAATTTTTGTATAAATTTTGAGCAGCTATGGGAACCTGACACCTCATAGGATAAAGAATAACAAGGcatcattcaataaatcagtggtatttacaaagtgcctactgtgtgcagagcactatactaaatacttaggagagaacaatacaatggagttggtagacacattccctgcccataatgagtttacagtctagaggcaaggacagacattaataaattatttctacatatatttattataaatatgtaaaataatttattaatcaataaattgtattcactgagtgcctactgtgtgcagtgcactggacaaagcgctttggagagtacaagcaaCAATATACATAtttcctgcttacaatgagcttacagtctagagggggagacagacattagtatacattAACTGTGAATGAATTTATAGTGGACGAATAAGTTATAGTAGgtgttaataaattaataaataataataagttatAATTTAATGAATTTTTACAATGCATTCatatttaagctccttgaggcggAGATTTTGTGTATTccaaagagcctagtacagtgctcaatattcAGTGGCTACTCAAT belongs to Tachyglossus aculeatus isolate mTacAcu1 chromosome 14, mTacAcu1.pri, whole genome shotgun sequence and includes:
- the TMCC3 gene encoding transmembrane and coiled-coil domain protein 3; this translates as MPGSDPALPVDRTYSDPGRHQRRKSRIERHDMNTLSLPLNIRRGGSDTNLNFDVPDGILDFHKVKLTADSLRQKILKVTEQIKIEQTCRDGNVAEYLKLVNSADKQQAARIKQVFEKKNQKSAHSIAQLQKKLEQYHRKLKEIEQNGSSKSSKDISKDPLKDAHGKSRTSGPGLESGKSGMPGVSLTPPVFVFSKSREFANLIRNKFGSADNIAHLKNSLDEFRPESSSRTYGGSATIVAKPKYGSDDECSSATSGSADSNGNQSFGAGGTGTLDSQGKLTMILEELREIKETQAQLAEDIEALKVQFKREYGFISQTLQEERYRYERLEDQLHDLTDLHQHETANLKQELASIEEKVAYQAYERARDVQEALESCQTRISKLELHQQEQQALQTDTVNAKVLLGKCINVILAFMTVILVCVSTIAKFVAPMMKSRFHIIGTFFAVTLFAIFCKNWDHIICAIERIIIPR